One Ferrimicrobium sp. genomic region harbors:
- a CDS encoding FAD-binding oxidoreductase codes for MNSEREAIRALTGAKDHVFWLDTDKVPAFEPPLGVHRDVDLAIVGGGFLGLWSAVLAKERFPEWEIVVLEAGRVGFGASGRNGGFVDASLTHGLENGLARWPEEMEELERLGGDNLEGLGNFVVDHGIDCDFTFSGAIDFATEPWQLDGAEEYADLARKYGHQIEVLDRGQAQAIVHSPTYEGGLLTRNRTALVDPAQLAWGLARVATSLGVKIHEGTMVQGVHQRGGMIDVTTPQSGSLRAAKVILATNAFPSLLPGVRNFVIPVYDYVLMTEPLSAEQLAEVGWSGREGLSDLGNLFHYYRLTRDNRILWGGYDAIYHFGSRVSSAYRRRASTHLMLARHFFDTFPMLEGVRFSHAWGGAIDTSSRFAMFFGSRHQGKVQYALGFTGLGVGATRFAAKVLCARLEPKDSPYEHLALVRTKPIPFPPEPLRSAAVALTRRSLMHADAHGGQRNCWLRTLDRFGVGFDS; via the coding sequence ATGAACAGTGAACGAGAGGCTATCCGCGCACTAACCGGCGCTAAGGATCACGTGTTCTGGCTCGACACCGACAAGGTACCAGCGTTTGAGCCTCCACTTGGCGTGCACCGCGACGTCGACCTCGCCATTGTCGGTGGTGGCTTTTTGGGGCTATGGTCGGCGGTGCTAGCCAAGGAGCGATTCCCAGAGTGGGAGATCGTGGTACTGGAAGCTGGTCGGGTTGGTTTTGGCGCGAGCGGACGCAACGGAGGCTTTGTTGACGCAAGCCTGACTCATGGGCTTGAGAATGGCTTAGCGCGCTGGCCCGAGGAGATGGAGGAGCTCGAGCGTCTTGGTGGTGACAACCTTGAGGGTCTCGGTAACTTCGTCGTTGACCATGGTATCGACTGTGATTTTACGTTCTCGGGTGCGATTGACTTTGCCACCGAGCCGTGGCAGCTCGACGGGGCTGAGGAGTACGCCGATCTCGCGCGAAAGTATGGACACCAGATCGAGGTTCTTGATCGGGGACAAGCACAGGCCATCGTGCACTCCCCAACCTACGAGGGTGGTCTCCTCACCCGCAATAGGACGGCACTGGTGGATCCCGCCCAGCTCGCCTGGGGCTTGGCCCGTGTGGCGACCTCCCTTGGTGTGAAGATTCATGAAGGCACAATGGTCCAAGGTGTGCACCAGAGGGGTGGCATGATCGACGTTACCACGCCACAGAGTGGGTCGCTGCGTGCTGCCAAGGTGATCCTGGCCACGAATGCGTTTCCGTCGCTCTTACCTGGGGTGCGCAACTTTGTCATCCCGGTCTACGACTATGTGCTCATGACTGAGCCCTTGAGCGCTGAGCAGTTGGCTGAGGTGGGGTGGAGTGGTCGTGAAGGGCTTTCTGACCTCGGTAATCTTTTCCATTACTATCGCCTGACCCGTGATAATCGCATTCTGTGGGGTGGTTACGACGCCATCTATCACTTTGGTTCCCGAGTGAGCAGCGCTTATCGCCGTCGTGCGTCGACACATTTGATGTTGGCCCGGCACTTCTTTGACACCTTCCCGATGCTCGAGGGGGTACGCTTTAGCCATGCATGGGGCGGAGCGATTGACACATCCTCTCGCTTTGCGATGTTCTTTGGCTCTAGGCATCAAGGCAAGGTTCAATACGCCCTTGGTTTTACTGGGCTCGGTGTCGGGGCCACACGTTTTGCCGCCAAGGTGCTGTGCGCTCGGTTGGAACCCAAGGATTCGCCCTATGAGCACCTCGCTTTGGTGCGCACCAAGCCAATCCCGTTCCCGCCGGAGCCACTTCGTAGCGCGGCCGTCGCCTTGACGCGACGTTCGCTGATGCATGCCGATGCGCATGGCGGCCAGCGCAATTGTTGGCTGCGAACGCTGGATCGATTCGGTGTCGGTTTCGACTCCTAA